In the Setaria italica strain Yugu1 chromosome VI, Setaria_italica_v2.0, whole genome shotgun sequence genome, one interval contains:
- the LOC101758161 gene encoding uncharacterized protein LOC101758161 — MGDVKHIRLTVRGASQTKIQDSIHYNLVPAGGVDYHRYTKGSDGSSFTVEVGGRVDVARLYECVKKLASSVKIEAVVPQDLKEKTTRLEQDLSDMKKRKDDLKSMLERAEEENGRLQMKLRPVEEENKKLHKKIKDGESSNKLLGTGQLEGQLLYRQTNISIHELELNAKAKLKISEDGHRRIK; from the exons ATG GGTGATGTGAAACATATCAGACTGACGGTTCGGGGTGCTAGTCAGACGAAAATTCAGGATTCAATTCACTATAATCTTGTCCCAG CCGGTGGTGTAGACTATCACAGATACACCAAAGGTTCAGACGGCAGCAGCTTCACGGTCGAAGTTGGAGGCCGTGTGGACGTCGCCAGGTTGTACGAATGCGTGAAGAAGCTAGCATCCAGCGTCAAGATTGAAGCCGTCGTCCCG CAAGATTTGAAGGAGAAAACGACGAGACTGGAGCAGGACCTGTCAGACATGAAGAAGCGCAAGGACGACCTCAAGTCAATGCTTGAGAGAGCCGAGGAAGAGAACGGTCGTCTCCAGATGAAGCTCAGGCCAGTCGAGGAAGAGAACAAGAAGCTGCACAAGAAGATCAAGGATGGAGAGAGCAGCAACAAGCTGCTTGGAACCGGCCAGCTCGAGGGCCAGCTCCTGTATCGCCAAACCAATATTTCCATCCACGAGCTCGAGCTCAATGCCAAAGCCAAGCTCAAGATATCCGAGGACGGTCACCGCAGGATTAAGTAG